The nucleotide sequence AAAATATCTTTGGGATGATAAAGGTAGCACCAAGCTCACAGAAAAAATTCTTTAGACGAATAACGAATCAACTTTCTAATACTGCATGgtactaattaaaaaatgccaaacaagcaataaatgttgaaaataataaattaaaattacaaaattaagcaATTTGGCATCGAAATGCATAATACTTATTATTGCTCTGCTCATATGTGAAGAATTTTTTCTATTCTGCAAGCTCAAAAGCGACATGCATAGGCCAGTGCTACGAAGTATAAGTAgggtcttttttttattatattttacatgCTTTCAGATTGGATGTTTTAAAAACAACAGAATAGAACATAAcagtatataaaaatgaaaatatgtagtACTGCCACGTTCTCTGCAACGTTGAATTGCTCAAAAAAAGAGTTAAAGTGATTGTTAATAATATCAATACTTACTCGCAAACCTCGAATACTACTTGTTGTAACAGATCAGGGAATTTTTGAACAATAGTAACTGGCTGTCCAGATGTCAAACTAACTCCATACATTGGTGCTGTTGTATTGTATCGTGTTTTACACAGGCGAGATGGTGTTTCTCTGCATTGACTGATCGGCCCATTTGTTAATGAACGTCCTGCATTAATCgaggatttgttaaaaaatgtgtcCAGTTCGCTGACGTAAAACTACTCACCAAAACGACTACTGGCAGGGAAGTCATTGTTTACTTCATCGTAGGCTCGTAGTAAAGCACTCTTCGTTATCGTAGGATCCAGAGTTGTCGGAAATTTGCTTTGACGGCCCCGTCTTGCACTGCCGTTCCAATTCGAAAAAGTGCGTGCTACAGCCGCACTGTGAGAAGAAATACATGGAATACAAAACATAATGCGTTATCAAAATTTAAAGAGATTTATcatttataataggactatgaataagttcgtgcggttttacaacagatggcgtaacttgattattattccatcgatccacatttccaaacattcattggagagctactgtcgtaaggcacaaacgtcagtataagttttttatttgaagcgtaaacaacaatatttttaccacgcttgaaaatgtcgaatttcgtgccaaataatgtgtttttgcggggaattcttcttcattattttaatatgaagaaaaaagcagccgaaagtcatcgtatcttggtggaagtttatggtgagcatgctctatctgagcgaacgtgccagaagtggtttgcacgctttaaaagtggtgattttggcttggaagacgaagaacgcgagggtgcgccgccaaagttcatggataccgaattggaggaattgctcgatcaagatccggctcaaacgcaagaagaggttgcaaaaactttgggagttgatcaatcaaccatttccaaacgtttaaaagccatgggaatgatccgaaaggtaggccattgggtgccgtatgaattgaagccaagagacgttgaacgccgttttatggcatgcgaacaactgcttcaacggcacaaaagaaagggttttttgcatcgaattgtgactggcgatgaaaagtgggtccattacgacaatccaaaacgtcgggcaacgtatggataccctggccatgcttcaacatcgacgtcggcgcagaatattcatggcctgaaggttatgctgtgtatctggtgggaccagctgggtgttgtgtattatgagctactgaaaccgaatgaaacgattacgggggatgtctaccgacgacaattgatgcgtttgagccgagcactgcgagaaaaacggccgcaatacgccgatagacacgacaaagttattttgcaacatgacaatgctcggccacatgttgcacaagtggtcaaaacatacttagaaacgctcaaatgggatgtcctaccccacccgccgtatagtccagaccttgcgccatccgattactatctcttccgatcgatgcaacatggcctggctgaccagcacttccgtaattacgatgaagtcaaaaaatggatcgattcgtggattgcggcaaaaccgaccgaatttttcacaaagggaatccgtgaattgccagaaagatgggaaaaagtagtagtaagcgatggacaatattttgaatattaaatttgtaaccattttacgtcaataaagtttcaaatttcgaaaaaaaccgcacgaacttattcatagtcctattatattaagAACAAtactattaattgaatttggactaaagaaaaatttatgaatactAAAATACCAGGCGTAAGAATTacaaatttgtttgtgttttttaccTCGGATAGGGTGTATTGTTCGGCCCGAGACAGTCGGGTGAATCCGTGAGTGCATCGCCGGATAAATACTTCAATCCCGTACTTCCACTACATTTTTCAGCCTTTTCACTACTAAAAGCAGGCCAAAGAGCAGCTGCCGAAATCTGCATATTTAAAGTGATGATAACAATGGCCAATGTTAACTggaagaaaataatatataatattatattaaaaaataaaaaaatattggcgtTTTAGTTAATTAGCAATTGAAAACTTGGCAAAATCACTTTTAATCATTTCCTCTTCGCCTATCTAATCGGCCTTGGCTACTATGAAGAAGATAGATGTACTTCTGTGTTCTTTTAACTCgttttaaatataagaaaataattttaacaccAAAAACTTATTTGAAAATAGGAATAGGTTTTATAAGTTCCGTTACAGTAAATCCCAGAAATACTAGTATTCAttctttgcgtaaaatttttgcgcaaatggtttaaaattattttatggtcgatctttagcttctaGGCGATGCTACGATTAccaacatgccggtcaacttcgattatttctgtgatttattgacattttcggCATTACCGCCAtcttctttaacatcaaaaatacctcaACGGAAaggacgaaaccaaaattgcaggTAATTAGTTTTTACAGTATACGCaacataaacaccattcacaatttcagcggctttgcattctggcttgcattttcgcctttaacaaagaaaaattgtaaaatctaCCGAATtttatctttgttgacttccatgcTTAACACCCTGTAATTCACAACTGGAtggtacaaacaaaaaacagcaaaataatttttttagtgtgaaatgccaCCTTGACAAGGAACAGCAACAGCAGTAAATTGTTTGGTCGATACATACttcacgagatatcgatcactacagacatctaccgagaaaatgtTTTCCCAATCTAATATATCGTAGTGCCCGGTTTTGTGCCACTTGAatattgagtagtaaagttcgaTAGAGTTAAATTGGTTCTGATAAAGTCATTTCGACGAGAGGTAAAGTCAGCCGGGGGGGAACCACCAAAGGCTCCTAGGCTTCCAACACTAATCAATCATCAAAACCATGTTCTACGAGCTAAAATTGCAACACTGGATGTCGATACAAAGATCATAAAAAGCTTGAttgatgatttgaaaatattgaaggagaaaatatcaaaaatccttcaagattgaaaaaatgtaattgaaaatggAGGCATTAAAGACGCAATTGCAAGGAAGAGCCGTAAAACTAAAACCCACAGTTTGACAAATCGCCAGTAAAAGTAACAACTTGGTAATTCTTTAATATCCGCAAAGAAAGAAAATAGCTTCTCAATCTTCAACAGAACACAgtcaaattcacaaatttattgtatataaatacatacacaatttGTCGTAACCTTATCCCTTCCCCATGGATTGCATTCTTCTCATTAGGTTTAAGTGAGCGAGTGTATCCgttagaaaaattgcaactgtttaaattcattgaaaattagttatttatttacatgaaatattatTAGAAATGATTACGTTATACAATTAAGGTAACTAGTAGCGCAGACTAACGGCCTTAATTAACCTTTATGGATGtgttgaaattgttaaaattaggGCAAAGTTACTTTTCATGGGATATCATCATATTCTGTCACATAATTTCTGTTAGAAGTTATTGACCCATATTTTCAAACATGTTCGAgatgaaatattttctgcaatATTGTGGCAGCTTTTAAGCTGAGTAACAACAAAAAGCCATCAATAAAGTAGCAGGGTCACAATATTGCTATAATTATTGAGCGCTAAATCGTCGctcttaagaaaaatttaaagtaaaagttGCCAACTGAAATTTAATTCAGTTTTTTGTGGAAGAGTTGGCAGAAGAAGCCGTAAATGTTATGCCATTCAGCTTTATTGACACTTTTTGCAATAAGTTGGCAACTCTGTAATAATATCGAGCTCGAAATAATAAGTTTGTAGTCCAAGGGAAGTGTCCGCCTAATGGAGGTATTTGTTAAGGGAGGTTacactgtatatatgtatgtatacttatgtCGTATgtacatgatggaaagaataatgagacggcgcctatcgtggtgcggttactttgcgctcagcgaatttgacaatgagttacgtggttttagctccaatatggccagattaccattttcgtaacttgatttagcattttttgttatttagtttcggagttttagtttttcttcatgacatttttctagcctgttctaattaaaagtaatgttgttgtttgtaaaatataatttcttttaaaattagttcaataatttactcagttttatttagctttactttttttaatatctggtagcattgcccccgattgcagttgttgttggtattcttctgctttcagcagtcaaatctctctctcgctattgcagtgttgcctagctttagatataaaaacgcactaaatgcccatttaaagaaaataaaataccaaatttttattgaattacttaaagaactttgtatgcgtgacaaattgtcctTAGAatctgcgtttttttttaaataaatgtgttatgcttatgtacaattaaatttatgagtttttttttgttaagcgagactctttttgcaaaaatggcAGTATGGTGTCTTTagcattttctggtattttgtggcttatttttacaacgaatacacctcttgatgccctatgtcccactatttgatggccggaagaaacgattacacctctatggttttaattcgcattaagtaagttcaaacgctttttaaaatgtgaaaaaaggttttcaatcttacgaaaagttgagagaagaagatttaatattcttgcataatcttaaatggagccaaaaattaaatttgcactttcaaattatcaaattttataaaagccaaaaaaatttcattagcactaaaatcttctcagagtgaccttttttaacgttttttgtttaataatatagttttttttaacttaaagtttcggtagctttaaattgaaaaaaaagaaacaaacacgcaacttcaaaattttcgcattttgggtataaaaaagcactaaatttattgtgaagagcaaatggttggcagtactgcacaactcggaaaaacgtgacgtcacgctatcttgatgggcgcaatcttctttctatcattcttgtcgTATGAATACTTACACTTTACATTACTTTTACTTAAAATGTTTATACATTGACTAgtgcaaaaatattgaattttgattctTTAACTGTTTAACTTAGTAAAAGAGGTGGCAGAAAATTATGTAGGTTCATGTATAAGTTATATGTGCTTATAAATATATAGTCATATTCTTCGTTTACTCCAAAGAGAAACTTTAACGTCCCATAAATTCACATCTTCAACTACCTTTGTATACCCTCCTTGGGAtttatagaatataaaaaatattttattaacttatcgtattgtttttttataacagcaacaacattccCCCTAAAAGTATGCGGAATactgctggagtggcagtccttggaTATAAATCTGGTTCATTATGGTAGATGCGACTGCTATGGAGCGATTAACGATTAAATTATCGTATAAGTTGGGCCTGTTGCTACGATTGTTACCAAATCAATCTCAAATACCTATTGATTATGAATTTAGTCTGAAATGCAAAGAAAACCAACCAAGcaacgatttaaaaatggtttATTTCACCTACCATTAGCGTGCATaatatacgtatacatatacacatacatttgttaatattgtaaaataaatgacAAAGAAAAGGCTTGTCGACAAAGTatcgaaaattacaaaaatgtctaaatcttATGTATATCTTGTTTACTGAAATATTAattagctttaaaaaaaatcgagtgatTTTTAAATTCACTTTCATTTGCCACATTTTTATGTTCTTGTAGAGTTGTTATTGTGTTTTACGACAGCtagtttcattatattttatattattttgttttgtttttttcgtttatgaTTTCATCGTCTTAGAAATAGTTGGTGTGAAAGTTTAACTgcgaagtatatttttatatatgcaaCCACACTTACATATCtataacacatacacatacatatgcatactttTAAGTACTTTAATGTAAAGCACTATGTGAACTTGTTTGCGATTTTTCGATTATTTATGGCAAtcaatttaaaacttatttaactCCAAGTTAGCGAGTGTATAGGCTCATTCACTTTCACTACATACTTCCTATTTTAGAAGTTGTTAATTACGAATTTATGCGattatatgtatctatgtacttaTGTGTGTTGAGTGTATAATTCAATTTGATTGAGGTGAAACCAGTTCATTAACATCCCTACATTCCCTTTTAAGAATAAACACggagaaatcaaaattttggaaattgggAACAcgatagatatgtacatatgagtatCGAGTAAtgataatcaaaataaatttactgTCAGCGGCAATTCGATCATTGGCACGACACTAGTaaacatatacgagtatttgtcGTATGTCGTTCCACTAACCTCTATAGACTTGAAATGTCGATAGAATGCAAATGATACGATAATAATCTATATGTAGAAAAttgtacacacaaacacacatacatatatgatacaGTGGCATGTAATTGGTATGTAGTATGCCTGGGCATTCCAATACAACGAAAGACTCAAGTGACAAACTTTCTTTTCTTCTCAAAACGTACGCAGCTACATAGTAACCGTCATTCATtacatttgatttttgtttttttttggtgttccaTTTTCTCTCACCTGTGCTATGcatattcattaaaataataaagggAAAATCTCATTAATTGCCAAATTTGCTTGAATAGTTTGTAATTTCGAGTTTCATTTGTTATGGGAAAACGAAAGTGAAATTCTGTTATTCAATTCTTTACATGGCAGTGTTAATGCTGAAGACAATCAGGTTTGCTGCCTATTACATTTGTCCATAAAACTGCCCATTTATATTGCAGTAAAAATGCTATATAGCATAGCCTGTTCGAGAGTCTGTCCGTGTCTATATGATTTATTGTAGTCcactaatgtatgtatgtatatatgacttAATGGCATGGCGTGTGAATCACTCTCGCCAACACCCGGCACTTTCATCTCAATGGCTACTGCGCGACTCATAACTGGCTGCTTTTTCGATACCtctattttatcatattttttttttgctattgtacaagtacatacatactggTATGTTTTTTAGCTCGATTAAAATGTGAACGGTATTTTATGcaatgtttttcatattttacatgaaaatacggaatttgtttgtatgtatgtaggtatttattatgtacgtatgtattagCGTTATGATTGAAATATATGTAAGAATATGCATGTGTAAATCATACGTCTGCATGTAGCCATGCATTTGCGCATACTCATGCATAAACATACGTAGGCACAATTAATGACTTGGCATGTAAAGACCCTACAGAGAAGGGCAATGACATTTGTTGCCATTGAATTAACGTGtcaagaaaaaattgttattctttattttgttttgataaacGTTTTCAACCAAGTTTTTAAGTATTGGTTTTTTTATACCTTtacgtatgtacgtgtgtatgtatgtgctatatGGAGTTTTCGTTGCTGCTGAAGCCCTCTGATGACTTTCTACTGCAGTAGTGTAATTATATATTATGAATTTACGTATTACTATTGTATATAAAtggttaaaatttattaaaattatgcaattcTAACTGTTAATGATAATCACTAGCAGCAaagatgaaaaaagaaaaatacacctggatacttaataaaataagaagCAATACGAAACCTAAAATAACTGCTATATGCGTGaaaacaaaaccttttgtttatGGTAAAATGATACAACTATTGAACAACTTTCCAAAGTTAGTGTATAGTTGCAAAAACTATACTCTAAACGAGAAAGTGTATGAAACTAACGTGGCAGGTTGTTCAGGATCGTCGCTGTATTTATACCCACGCATCCACGGCGGcacccgtagccgaatgggttggcgcgtgactaccattcggtaatcacagagagaacgtaggtacgaatctcggtgaaacaccaaaattaccaggcaatggcaagcctccgagtgtatttctgccatgaaaaagttcctcgtaaaaatatctgccgttcggagtcggcttgaaactgtaggtccctccatttgaggaacagcatcaagacgcacaccacaaataggaggaggagctcggccaaacacccaaaaagggtgtacgcgccaattatatatatatatatattttagtaaTATATTGCTAAGATTCTTGTAGTAATTCTTTGATTTATGtaacaatatattgtattaaatagGTATTTAAAACTTTAGTGCTAGAACAGTGCTCTAAATATGTTCCAGTTTTTGAGACTGTAAATTATAAGATTCCTTGGCACTCGAAAGAACTCAAACACcagaaaaatttgagaaataagttCGATAAGAAGTTCAAATCAACAAAGGAAGACCGCTTTTATGTATTATAATCTTGCTTAAAAATTGTAGCACTTTAGTGCAacctttaaaacaaatttttaataaatctttggATTAGTACATCTTATCATTTTAATAATACTTGCTTCACTTGATGTGATTaaaggttttctttttttattcaatttcatgaCGCACTTAATATATGCAGTTTCCAATTCACTTGCTATGCTCGTGTTTGTAAGACGCCATTCTTCACACTTCAGTGACCCATAACAcacgggctgaaaagtcccgagcctaaaaaagaaaacacgtttttttgttcCAAACTAACTTTATTCGTCAaggtaatttccatcaagaacaacgcaatttttccagcgtcactctaacatttcaataccacttttttagaacgatttatcttttgcctcaaaatgggcctcagtttctgcgataacctcttcattcgagcgcaattttttaccggcgagcattttttaggtctTCGAACAGCCAGTAGCCGCTGGGAGccaagttcaattcatgtaattttgccattgttttgattgacttgtgacacggtgcgttgttttgtttttggtcaacaatgAGCAAACGCGGGAcgcactttgaacagagctttctcatagtcaaatgcttatGCAAATTAAAGCCAagacgttcttttgatatccttATAATGTCAGCTAACTGATGcatcttcactttttgatccttcaaaactattttatggatttttttaatattttctggtgttaccgcctcatttggccGTCCACtgtgttgtgcatcatcggagtctctacgaccacgtttgaagtcagcaaaccctcattttattgttgttttatcgCTTGAGCGGTATTTTTTCCACCCAGAAACacgaaattgttttgaaaataacaaaagcagtGTCACTCTTAGTACGATAActtacgaactaatgaatagaatatcataaaatttgattatcataaatttgaataataacttaaaaagaggtgaatgcaataaaactagtgccatctatgctTTAGACCCTGGACTTTTCCATCCATGTGATACATTCTTAAGTTATTATATTCTGAGTCTGTTCGGTCCAAATTAAATTACGCTGCTTGTATTTGGAGACCTTTTCATGCAGTTGagaggttaaaaaaattgttgtgtgATTCGCACTctattcactcaatttctcagaccaTACCACCatatcaaaaaccaaaaacgaagaaagagttttttctaatagcagtcgcccctcggcagtctaTGTCATGTAGCAAGTATTTTAATCAATTAATATGGAATTCGCGGTACCGGACGACGAGTACCCAAAGATTCATATGTGTGCATGCTTTCATTGCCAAACTCTCTCCCAATCTAaacttttgttgtaaatttttttacaaatctttTGCTTCAACGTTATTTAAATTACAATGCCACTCGTATTtaagagaaaatattaaaaaacgagTTTTTGTAACAACTTACGTAATGAAAATAATGGAACGACCACTTTCGATTTTACATATTGGTATAGTAGCATGCAAAAATTGGCAAACACGAGATCTGAATTaattcttctttttatataatCATATATTTGGGTAAGTACAATAGAACTGAGTTGATTCATTAATTTACTTACCCTTTCCGTTATTCCTTTGTTCCCTTTTCCATATGAACCcattaatgtattttttaaattgttattttctttgctatttttcatttgaatttttaaagtatttatgtatTCTTTATCCACATATTAGTAAAATTCGTTAGTGCATAAATATTCGAtttcatacgtacatatatatgtttgtaaaagCCACATACGCGTGAGCATCAATTATCGCTTTATTCTATTCTTACAACTTATTATATTCTTAGAAAATGTGAGACTATATAGAATTACTAAGCTCTTTCTTGGTCACACTTAAAACTCAGAAGAATACTTCATCTTTTTCATAGAAAACTCAACACATTCAAGACTTCAGAATACAATAGTACAAATACAAAGCGCTAAAGCAGAAGCTGAAAGCTAAAAGTGTGTAGCCCAATTCGGGATTTACTTGGAGCTCGGGATTCCATCTGATGTTCGAGAGACAATGCGGTACTTCACTTAAAGTTTCAA is from Anastrepha ludens isolate Willacy chromosome 4, idAnaLude1.1, whole genome shotgun sequence and encodes:
- the LOC128862562 gene encoding uncharacterized protein LOC128862562 — its product is MAYRCFWRSITNLTLAIVIITLNMQISAAALWPAFSSEKAEKCSGSTGLKYLSGDALTDSPDCLGPNNTPYPSAAVARTFSNWNGSARRGRQSKFPTTLDPTITKSALLRAYDEVNNDFPASSRFGRSLTNGPISQCRETPSRLCKTRYNTTAPMYGVSLTSGQPVTIVQKFPDLLQQVVFEVCESGECDVVRGECTQTYVPYLFLVIPLGPVTLTGQDYVLVESGCVCKPKYSTGAAQEPNMIP